The Felis catus isolate Fca126 chromosome C2, F.catus_Fca126_mat1.0, whole genome shotgun sequence genomic sequence GTTGACATGCTATTGTTTTGTCCTAGACATTGATGCTCCTCATGGGTCAGTTTAGAAAAGCCAGATAACAGAGAGAAAATTAATAGCCCCTTTGAAGGGAAAGAcctattttttcaaagtttatttattctgagagaaaaagagaaagagcaggggaggcgcagagagagagagagagacagagacagagagagagagagagagagagagatctgaagtgggctctgtgctgatggcagagtcccatgtggggctcatgaaccttgagataatgacctgagccaaagttagacgctcaactgactgagtcactcaagcGCCCCTGAAGGGAAAGACGTAAAGTATGGACCCAACCCTTGCTTGCAGGGCCCATCAATTCTCATTTCTGTCAGCCAGAAATCCCTGgtgaagacttaaaaataatcatgaggGGAGGAAGTCTGTACAACACGGATGCTTctgtgaggggagggaggtgatgggcattcacGGAGGCCCCCAGGAGCCAGGCTGGGTATGGGGCAGTAAGAAGCTCCCCTCAGGGCCCTGGATGTGTCAGGCCCCAGTCTGGGGACGCTTATAGGGGGCACTTTGCATCACCCTTGTTTTCAGCCTGTTCACCTGTATTAGTTCCTTTGCTCTTCATGGAAATCCTATGACTTCCCCAGAATTGTACACTTAGGAGACCGatgtacagcaacatgcaggattttgctcaaggtcaccccataaggtggcagagccaggacgtTTTTGTTTCCAGATGTTTGTCTTTAAAGCTTTGAAAGAGGTATGTGGAAAGACTGGGACTGTAGACACCCATGTATCAACCAAACCAGATTCATCTATGACGAGTATTTTATTATCCTCTATGTTCTCTAGAGATCTTTCTGGACCTTGTTAATGTTACAAACTTGGTGGCATGTTATCTGTACATGAATAGTGCATTCACCTTGAGGAGATTTGACGGTAATTCATATTCATTGATACCAATCCatattcccttttctcccttgtCTCAGGTTGTCTTATGGATGCATCGTAAGAGCCTACTTCCCTTTCACAACTTGAAATTGTTTTTCCCCAGTGACTTTGATATTTAAAGAGACCACAGAATGTCTTTTTGTGGTGGGGTGCACATGTCATAGTAGAGGCTGATAAAGTATGCTAGCAAGGGAAGTCCATCCCCATTCATGGGTTTATATAACATCTTTGGTAACTTTCAAGCTACAACAGCAGATATGAGTACGCCTAACAGAAGCCATTGGCCTGCAAAGGCAAATACATTCACTCTGTGGCTCTTTCACTAATATTTATCAACTCCTGTGTTAAACTGTCCCTTCTCTTGACCTAACAGGTTCTGTTAGTTTTTTGGGCTGGTTGGCAAGCAATAAGCTGCACACATGGACATTTACTTATAACTCTTTATTCATCTATGATGTTCATTCACTATTGTCATTAAGTCCACTTTTCCTTCTCATATATCACAGAAGACTTCACAGAAATAGTAGCTAATTCAAGGTGAGTACTTGATACAAATaaaggttctttctttcttttctttgacaaGGACATTGCTGATAGTGTAATCTCATGGTCAAATCATGGAAGTATCATAATGGGACCCATGGAGGGAACTGAGAGGGGGGTCTCCATTGTTCAACTTTCTTCTCCATTACAAACTCCCCGTGAGGTCCCTTAGCATTCGAGGGCAAAAGGGCCAAGTAGACAGGAGTCTCTGCTCCTTCTTCTGGGCTTTTAATGGCTGTAGGTCCACCCATGTCTGTTTTTACCCACCCAGGGCAGCAGGCATTCAGGAggatcctgtctcccttcctctgctcactcagTTTCCTGGCATGGATTCTGGACAGGACCGTGACACCCATCTTTGACACTCCATATGTGAATGCCCTCATAACAGGCCAGCCCTCCTTTGTGTGTACCCCGTTCTTTGTGTCTTCCACAAACTTGTTCATGAGTCCCACCAGCTCCTCCTCTGTGATAGTCTCACTTCTGAACTTCTGCtgcattcctgggctgcagtTCTTAAGAGCTACTAAGCTCATTATGCTAGACACATTGACCACTCTGCCTAAAAAAGAACACAAGTAGTTACATAGAATGGCATGCACAATAATGATGAATACCACAATCCCTTGGATTTGTCTATTTGGGAGACAATTACCAGTTTGCTAGGAGTGTGAATGTAGTCTTCCTATATAAGTGAAGGACACAATACAGTCTTGAACCTTGTAACACTCATAATGTCTCAGAGGACGGCAGAGAAATGATCTAATGGGGAGTGCAGTGCCTAGATGTCCCCTAAGGAAAAGACAGCCCCTTATACAGGAACGTGCTCCAGAAGGTAAGTAGGTGCTCACTGCAATCATGAGTAGAGAGACACTTTTCTTCACAGGTCCCCTTTGGGACCATCTTAACATCTTATGGTCCCATGGCCAGTGCTCTATGAATGAGTGTCTATCAACCAACAAACAACTGATCAGTTTATTGATGACCTTTTGAAGGAGAGCACCTGCATAGGTTTTGTGGGCTGTCTTTCTGCTGTAACCAGGTAAAAACAAATCTCCTCAATGGGCTAAGGTGCATGCTATTTTCTCTATGTTGGGATTTCATcaactcaggagcagtgagaaCACACCAGGCAATAAGGTCTTGGAGAGGGGCAACGGAAGAGTCACGTGTTAAAGAGATGGtataaaaagaaatgctacaacatggatgaatcttgataACATTACCCAAAAGAAAGTGGCCAGTCACAGAAGACTATTCATTATATGATTCTCTATATATAGGATGTCCAGAAAAGTAAATGTTCAGGCAGAAAATAGATTGGAGGTTGCTTAGGGCAGTGGGAATGCAGGACCAGAGGGCTGATGCTAAGGGTCCAGGTTCTCCTTGGGGTGATGACAGTGTGCTAATCTTGAAGCGGTGATTGCTCCACACCTCTGTCCATTTACTAGACTCCACTGAATTGCATACCTGATATGGGTGAAGTGTAGGatgtgtgaattttatctcagtaaaGTGGTTAAAAGTGTTAATCACATAGTTCTCactaattctttttcaaaaatatagttATTATTCATAAATGTGAACTTACATTGACATGTATAGTTTACTATTGTTCCATCTACATGAGTATCTTTAGCCTAATAGAAAGATTATGAGAATTTACAAACAATAAGAGCTTCAATAAATTAGGAAACTATccctattttatgtaaatatccGGGAAAGACAGTCATGGTCACTTAACTCTGAGCTCCATCCCACTAAGGAATGTCAGTGCCATACAAGTTCAGTGGGAGAGATAATGCATGACCCTGTGACTCTCATTGGTGGTGTTTAGAgataattaaaatgatttctaGAAAGTACCTTATTAATGTAACAGTTTTCTAACATAAACACCTTTTAGAAAGGGGTCAGTTATTCCAGTCCTTCCTTTCATCTAAAACATGTTAAGTGTCACTTTAACGGAACTTATGTGTTAAATGGTTTAGTAAGCACCTCTCATGTTTGATTACTTAACtaattagatttattttattttaaaaatatcatctgcctgtctaaaaataaaaataatacacattaatgtttcaaaattgaaaacacagAAGTTTATGAAATAAGACAGGGGCCAAGGAACCCACCCTGGGTAACTGGTATACCAGAAAGACAGCAACATTTACTCATAGGGGCTTGGAGCCATTTTCTTATGTACCTTTACTATAGACACTAGATGGAGAAACTCTACTAACTTTATGCAGGCtgtgtataatgtataatgaAGTGATGCCCTCTTGTCTATTCTGTATTGTCTATCTCAGGAAGTCTAGAATCACCTGTGAAAATGCTTACCTGTGTATTTCAGGGAGTCTGACAGGGAGTAAAAGGTTTTGTAGGTAAATTCCTTATACTAGATGCTGCAATCATTCCCTCAACCCAGGCCTGTCCCCTGCACTGACCACATCTGCAAGTGGCAGGCTGGCTGTCAGCGGGCTTCACCTCAGAGCTGGGTGAGATGGTAGCCCCTTCTGGTGTGACAGCTCAGGACAGGAAACACAACTGCAGGAATAGGAAGTACTTATGGAGTTTATACAGCCAAGAGTCAGATCCAAACATTTTGTCTCCAGAGTAGACTCATGGCTTTCATGTGCCATTTTGAGGACTCTGAGCTGGAATGCACGCAGCCCGTGTGCTACAAAGTTTaagggtggggtgcctggatggcttagtcagttaagcaactgattcttaatttcaactcaggtcatgatctcacggttcgtgggttggagccccgtgttgggctccgtgctgacagtttggagcctgcttgggatgctcattctcgctctctgcccctccctcactcgtgccctctctgtcaaatataagtaagtaaacttaaaagaaaagaagtttagGGACCATCCATAAGACCTTGTGATAAGGGTGTGTGAGTGCATTTGAGTGTGTCGTATGTCTGCATGTGAGTGTGTGCGAAAGAGACTGGATGTGTGACTGTAAGTGTGTGACCTGTATGAGGTAGCGTGTAAAGGAATTGCCCCGTCACAACCAGTGTGAAAGCATGTCACCCAGATACGAAAGGACTCTTGTTCTGGTGGGGCTGGCGTGTGTCTCAGGCTTATAGTCTATCCAGGCCATTACTCTGTATGTGGCCAGGGATCTATTTAGGaacatctctccctctccaaacTTCAGTGTCCTAAAGCACAGCCACAGTGGTCTCCACACCACAAGGTATTTTAGACATCATCTCATCTGGGGCCACCAACTTCAAGGGCAGCATTTGACTCTCAAGGCTATTCAGAATCTGTAAGCCCAAGCTGGTTCTCATGACCTTTGATGGTTTAACATTTGTCACATTCCCTGGAAGATCCATGTTTTCTAATATCAGGAGGACCAGTTCTTTAGTGTCCTGACTGATAAGGGTTTTTCAGAAAACACTTCAAGTTTTGAAATGTGCCTCCTGTGGTTTTCCCTGAGGTACCTGGGGGTCTTGCCGTAAGGAAGGCATTGGCCCAATAGAGCAGagtccttttgttttctgtttctcttgccttaCTGGGTAAGGCTTCATTTGAAGAAGGGATATGTAGGGAAAATGATTTGAGGACCTTGAGTAGTGGGAAGAACCACTAGTTTGGAGGTCACATGACCTTGGTCTTCAGCCAGCTGTGCTTGTGACCTTGAAATCCATTATTCCTCCAGGTTCTTAATGGGGACCATATATAAAATGCCTAGCACATCACACCTAGAAATGTCCAGCCACCTAGCCTTTCTAGAACCAATAtgtcagagtgtgtgtgtgactgagATATGTTTACTATTATAATTTTCCCACCAAATTTCTCTAGTGGTTTTTAAGACTACAGGATATTGCAAAGCAGTACTTTCTCAAAGGAAGGTTGAGAACAACTTCTGTAAGGTTTCCTTGGTTACAGTAGCCTTAATAAGATCATATTTCTACCtactattttaagtttatgtctGATGAAAAGAGTGCTcatattttcaatgtttgttcAATTCCTTAGAGTGCTTTCTGTCTTAATAGCTTTTTGAAATAAGTGTAAtttatgagaaaaagaataacaacagcTTATCCTTTTAAAGAGAACATCTTTCAAATTCAGGAATAGgaatgagaatgaaaagataTGGAATGTGGGAAGGGATTTATATGACTTTGATACTAATTACATGCTTTAGACTGATTGGTGATGGGCACCTGGTTGTTGTAAATTCTTATCTTCGTTTTCTGCCTAAAATATTAACTACAACTGTTATTGAAGAAAGAATTAATATAGAAGAATTgcagtgcctgagtggctcagttgggtaagcgtctgactcttgattttgctcaggtcatgatctcatggttcatgagttcaaggcctctTTGGGCTCTGCAGTGAAAGCATGGgcttgcttggattctctcttctactctctttgcccctccccactggcactctcgctctcaaaataaataaatacacttaaaaaaatataaggagaggggtgcatgggtggttcaaTTTGTTGAGTATTGGtttagttgattaaaaaaaataagaagaatcaGTAGGTACTATCTCTCAATATCCCTAAAGTCACAATTCTGTCTTTTGGTTTGTCCTTACATACCTAAAAACAGAGCACACATTGGCCTTTGCATGTGTTCTGACCCGCAGAGAACTGGTGGGTGTCATTGGAGATTGTTCTTTGTATCCTGGTTTCTGACgtatgggggaggagggacagcatTTCCTTTGGCTGCCCTAGCTAGGACTTCTCCCAGATAGTCTCCCCGAAGAGGGTAATGTCCTGATAACATGAACCACTGTGGCTGCCATCCCCTCAAATAATGGAAGAACTCTCttatttccaaaggcaagggaacccTGGTCTTACACTGAGAATGTAGCTTGCATTTTCATGGCCATGAGTCTAGTTTTCCTCAGGCAAGATCAATATTTGATTAGAGCCTGCCTTAGCAAATGCAGAAGAACACTCATTCCTCATTCTGGTCTGAGGCCAATACACAGCAAGCAGTGACACTCTGCAGTCAGTGAGAAAACAATCAGCCACAAGGGTGATTTTTGCCTTTAAGGTGGTGGATGTGATGCTGGCACACAGAACTCATCCCACATCCACGTTGTGGTGAGTTAAGGAGTCGGGGGACATTTGAGAGCTGCCCTTTGGGTGCCAGAGAAGCCAGTGGTAGAAGAAGTGGTGGAAGTTTCCAGGAATGAAGAGGGAATGGGGACAGAACTGAGGGTAAACTGTACACGCAGGTACTCATTCAAGCCAGACACCCTAATCTTTCTAAAAGTGTCAGCTTATTTAGTCAGTGTACTGAATGGGTGGTGGTTCCCCCATCACATTAACGTGGGGATAAATATTGCAGTAGTTAACAACCAAGGAATTGTAGCAGTTTGTTTTGTGCAAACAGTGATCAAGGTGAAGGGAGGTTGATGGGCCTGGACTTTGGCAGGTCTGACAAGACGGATCCCTACAAGTTGTGCTCAGGCTGCCTTTGATCCTGAAGGACTTTTGGGAGTAAGTGAGCACTCAGGGAGTAGAGAGaataaccataaaggaaaagagaaaaaacagtgtCTCTAGGAAGGTTTCAATTGTCCAGAAACAACAGCTGAGTCTCTGTTGGAGGAGAGTTGGGATGCAGATAGCTCGGGAGACAAAATCTATAGGACAACTCTAGGACCTGGTCAGTGACAATCAGGAGGTGGGCATGGTGACCTCATTTTTCATGGTGGGTGGATGGAATGGTCCGTGACCAGGATGATATTGGGAAAGCACAAGTGTTATCTGGACATGTTTTAGATACTTagatgggggtgagggtgaggggcaggaagggTCAGAtctgaggagggaagggagggcatcctgaggagaaggagagacaggaagagaatgTTCTAGGGAATGTCCTAGGCAGGTGATAGATTTTAGGGGAGCCTGACATGTTTGGATAGTGAAAATTCCACTAGCCTGCATTAAATCctcagagggagggaaagggagaagaaagggtcCAGGAAGGAATCCCCAGGGAAGTGCACCTGTGAGGGGCACACAGTGCAGAAAAGGCCTCTGGTGAGGAGAGTTTGAAATGAAGAtgtgaaggagaagaaagagccaGTTGTGACAGGCCAGCAGGACAGAAGGCACTGATCACTGCTGGACACGTGGGTACAGAGTCCTGAAGAGAAGGGCACCTGTGCAGGTGGGGACAcagcagggagagggagcagggcctgtagatgaggtcagagagttgGGGGCCAGATCATTCCAGAAACAGTACCTCTGTAAGTTGTCACACCTACCTTGTGGTTTCATTAGAGGCAGCAGTTCTGTGCACACGTCTCGAGTACCAAAGAAGTTTGTTTTCAGTGTCACTTGTGCTTGAATATGTAAGGGGGTGGAGTCACCACCTTGTAGGGGAGAAGGAGAATAGGTTAGTAAGTAGTAGCCTTGTGAAAATATTCCATGAAGTGACAATAACTTTTCTTATGTGCAAACTGGTGAATTTTCAGCAATTTCTGTGTTAGGTAACACCACTGTCTGGGTGTGAATTATTTGGCTGGTTGATTCTGTGCAGCTTTGTAAGTGGGCACTATGTGGGGAGGCTAAAGGAAGGATGCACAATGGTATTTCTGTGTatccttgtttaaatttattgttgtttattGCAAAATAGGTTAAATCTTTACCAAATGACTCAGATCCAGTCAGAGAGACACTTGCAAAAACCTGGGTGACATCCCTGAGAGACTAATCTATGACAATGCCAAGGTCCTCTGGCTGGAAATGCTTGCAACTGCTGGAAGGTCCtgctctccctgtgtctccagtcCATTTTCTTCCCTAGGGAGGCCCTCAGAGGTCTGGACCCCAGAGCAGCGGTTTAGACACCAGCCCCAAACCCACCCTGGCTGGTCCCCTAAGGGAGGTCTCGTGGCCTTCCCATGTCCTTACTAGCAAGGGCAATGCCCGCGTTGTTGACCAGCACGTCCAGGCCCCCGTACTCCTTGCGCAGGAAGTCACGCAGGGCGCCGATGCTCTGCAGGTCATCAATGTCCAGCAGGTGGAAGCGCGGACTCAGGCCCTCGCCCTGGAGCTGCTGCACGGCCGCCAGTCCCCGCGCCTCGTCCCGTGCTGTGAGCACCACGTCCCCGGAGAACCGCCGGCACAGGTCACGCACGATGGCCAAGCCGATGCCTTTGTTGGCCCCGGTCACCAGCGCTACGCGGATGTGTGACGACATGACTGTGTGGATTGCTAGGGAGGCACCGTGTGTGGAGCCGATGGTGCTGTGGGCCACACGGAGGGCTAGTGGTGCGGAGGCCTGGCCACAGTCAGAGATGCCAGTAGAACTGTGTTCTTGGATCCAGCGCTGTGGCTCCTAGAGCTGAggtcccacccccaaccctccatGAAAGGAGGGGCCAGAGCGCCAGAAGTTTTCCTGATGGCGCTGTGTCAAATCTGTACTTCATGGGGCTGTACCCTGAGCCCAACCAGGACTGTGTCCTCTTAGGATGCTACCTCTGAGCCAAGCAATGGTTTGAGGTCAACTGATGTGCTCCCCAAACTAAGGTGGTTGGCCCTGGGGTTAATAGGGGGCTAGTGATTCATGGTAGGCGAGTTAAAATTATTTTCGGAAACcctcaaaagtaaaaaaggagTACAGATATTGTCTTGGGAATGTGTCCTTCTTCCTCTGCAGAATGGGAAAGGTTGCTTTCTTCCAAGATGCAGTGAAGTTGCTTGCACAGGGGAACTGCCTCTGAGGACACAGTCCCTTTACTTTTTTCGGAGAATCTCAATAGTGAGGAACAGAGAATTAGGTCCTGTGCTGTGATGGGGGGGTGGACAGGGCTCCTCCCTCTGTGTGATTTTCAGTGGGTCCTGGGTGGGAGGGAATGTTTATGAAGCTCACTGCGGCCAACAAATTGTTTGGAATGTTTGATTTAATGGTTACATTAGCCCCTTTTTCCTGAAATCCCTACTTTTTGGTTCTGTTTAAGGTTACAGttaatgtgttatatataaatagGTGTTATTTTCAAAGTATCAAGGGGCTCTGTGGTGGGAAGCCATTGGCCACAGTCAAGGTGAGTTTCTTTATCGGCTGTCCCTCTAGCCTTACTGGGCAAGAAATCACTTGAGGAACAGGATCCTCAGCATAAAATATTTGAGGACCCTGAGTAGTGAGAAGAACCATTAGGCTGGAAGCTACATGAACTTGGTCTACATCAGGCTGGGCGTGGGACCTTGAGATCTGTTTTTCCTTCATGTTCTTGATGGGGACAATATACAAAATGCCTAGCACATCAAATGTAGTAATGTCCATACACCCCACCTTTCTAGAACCATAATATGTCAGAGTGTGGGTGTGTGAGGGAGGTGGCTTTACTGTGGTAATTCCCCCCCTGCCAGCTGATTCCTCTAGTGATTTTCCAGACTACTGGACATTGAAAAGCAGTACCTCAAATCAAGGTTGATAACACCTTCTTTAAGGTTTACATAGTGTGTGTGCCTTAACAAGACTGTTTTGCTCCTAGAACTTTTACAGCTACTGTATGATGAACAAGAGTGTTCAGATTTCACAGGTGTGCTTGATTCCTCAGAATGGTCATTCcataatatattttggaaataaatgcatattataatttaatgaaaaaaaagaagaataacagCTAATGAGCATTAAAGAGAATATTCTCCAAAATCAGGAAGAGGAATTCTGGGGGAATGAGAGGGAAAAGACATGGAATGTGGGAAGGGGTTTCCATGGCCCTGACATTGATTGATGGGTTAAGATAGGGGGTGGGCTCCTGGTCGCTGTAGATTCTTATATCTTCTGTGGCTAGATTATTTCAGAAACACTGTTTTTACAGAAAGCATTAAAAAGTAAGGAGaagttgggcacctgggtggctcagtcggttaagcgtccaaatcttgattttggttcaggtcacgatctcatgattcatcaGTTTCAGCTCCACATTAGATCTGGGCTGACATTGCaaaacttgcttgggattctgtctccctctctctgcccttcccttgctctctctctctctctctctctctctctctctcaaaataaataaaaaagtaagaagaaatttcttttaaaaagaaagaaatttacatttttttaaaaaaagtttttttttttttacattttttac encodes the following:
- the LOC101084134 gene encoding carbonyl reductase [NADPH] 1-like, producing MSSHIRVALVTGANKGIGLAIVRDLCRRFSGDVVLTARDEARGLAAVQQLQGEGLSPRFHLLDIDDLQSIGALRDFLRKEYGGLDVLVNNAGIALASGDSTPLHIQAQVTLKTNFFGTRDVCTELLPLMKPQGRVVNVSSIMSLVALKNCSPGMQQKFRSETITEEELVGLMNKFVEDTKNGVHTKEGWPVMRAFTYGVSKMGVTVLSRIHARKLSEQRKGDRILLNACCPGWVKTDMGGPTAIKSPEEGAETPVYLALLPSNAKGPHGEFVMEKKVEQWRPPSQFPPWVPL